The proteins below are encoded in one region of Flammeovirga kamogawensis:
- a CDS encoding CHAT domain-containing protein — protein sequence MKNLLLIISLLFCAVQFCNATSTINNERLYVDSLTTLQQSGRLIEAKELSIQWINKIKEQHGEVSVQLVVPLIFSSKLGIGRREYKLSIHHLEEAIAIMNKTTGWLYPDYGLALNLLILCKTQQHDLFGALGYLNEVEVIYQKTLSTEHIDYGYTILNKALIEQLKGNFLNAEGFFFDALEFNEIQYNTSGRVFIQTEWIKVLLADLYVQWYKPKEATELLKMVDKAVVDLNQLDSPLYAQVVLTYGDAMMLKENFDIALSYYNKFEKNIAITLGKSHPWYFIGLHKIAKVYKRQSKFETAKRLLVNIEGHYNPEFFDKNEFTEVLLDLAKININQGYIQNAEDYLAKIQTTNYDKRSLKYYYLSLKGKLSFMKGDYIDSELHVTELISLIRQEKVYYSPHYNTAVVTLVDLDLILGRLEDAKKAASTELNFLTKREMSNSIDFIKIVLSDISAALALEDTVGALVRIENCEKLILEKCQKYHYLMVRVNYLKGIYFTLRNELDKAQEAYALALTISQKLGIQSGEYYSLIIIDAIANILVDKGELDNALEQYNKLTNSFSEASIYQPALLGRIAYIKALKGEMRQAEKIIIKATNMRFSQYEKNLKFSSEDEKIQYIHNTKKVFSFFFTIFIMQGDNVSDAMLSQCYNIQLNYRKYFLNEAITRNKKINDLGAYRDELRFDNYLDVMVEMKSQLAAVNYMSKSERKKVGYNSFVTRDRINNLEKSLVYASDAVGDTKLEKNYIDWSDIQTELTENEIALEIIKINDVQDSVSKYIALCIHKNSEVPNLIEIGEASTLEGIALKSYTKTTSPASRSLTFKGTSSTTVDPYSTYWKPIKSFIDSLAIPEPSIIVSNDAVYNLLSLNTLKNPKTGKNVIEEDKIRLVTSTSQVFRSKDQKFNNKDILLMGNPEFSTLESREALSRSMEESEDEDSYFFELDDLPATAKEVQNTEELFKAKNWNVTSLTREKATENYIKNLKTSPSILHIATHGFYINQLSNPVSSNALLKSGLFFSEISDRYTDDINAIYTSGNDGILTAYEAKSLNLKNTRLVILSACQTGLTDVSEGDGISGLQYAFSIAGAKSIIMSLWSVDDRATQLLMNTFYERWMSTGNKEIAFREAQLVVKKEYVKPYYWGAFILVN from the coding sequence GTGAAAAATCTACTACTCATAATATCATTACTGTTCTGTGCAGTTCAGTTTTGTAATGCAACAAGTACAATCAATAACGAAAGGTTGTATGTTGACTCTCTTACTACTTTACAACAGAGTGGAAGATTGATAGAAGCCAAAGAATTATCTATTCAATGGATAAATAAGATAAAAGAACAACATGGTGAGGTGTCTGTTCAACTTGTTGTGCCATTAATTTTTTCGTCAAAATTAGGTATTGGTAGAAGAGAGTATAAACTTTCTATTCATCATTTAGAAGAGGCGATTGCCATAATGAACAAAACTACTGGATGGTTATACCCAGATTACGGGTTGGCGTTAAATCTTCTAATTTTATGTAAAACCCAACAACATGATTTGTTTGGGGCCTTAGGTTATTTAAACGAAGTAGAAGTTATTTATCAGAAAACACTATCAACAGAACATATTGATTATGGATATACCATTTTAAATAAAGCATTAATAGAACAACTAAAAGGTAATTTTTTAAATGCTGAAGGTTTCTTTTTTGATGCTTTAGAATTTAATGAAATACAATACAACACATCAGGAAGAGTTTTTATTCAAACAGAATGGATTAAAGTTTTACTTGCTGATTTGTATGTACAATGGTATAAACCGAAAGAAGCTACAGAACTTTTAAAAATGGTAGATAAAGCTGTAGTAGATCTAAATCAGTTAGACAGCCCGTTATATGCACAGGTAGTCTTAACTTATGGAGATGCAATGATGCTTAAAGAAAACTTTGATATAGCACTTTCTTACTATAATAAATTTGAAAAGAACATAGCGATAACATTAGGGAAGTCACATCCTTGGTATTTTATAGGTCTACATAAAATTGCAAAAGTATATAAAAGACAATCTAAGTTTGAAACAGCTAAACGTTTATTAGTAAACATAGAAGGACACTATAATCCAGAGTTTTTTGATAAAAATGAATTTACAGAAGTGTTATTAGATCTTGCAAAAATTAATATCAACCAAGGTTATATTCAAAATGCAGAAGACTATTTAGCAAAAATTCAAACTACGAATTATGATAAAAGAAGCCTGAAATATTATTATCTAAGTCTAAAAGGAAAATTAAGTTTTATGAAAGGTGATTATATTGATTCTGAACTACATGTAACAGAATTAATATCACTTATAAGACAAGAGAAAGTTTATTATTCACCTCATTACAATACTGCTGTAGTTACATTAGTAGACCTTGATTTAATTTTAGGTAGGTTAGAAGATGCAAAGAAAGCAGCATCAACAGAACTTAATTTTCTCACCAAAAGAGAAATGTCGAATTCTATAGATTTTATAAAGATTGTATTGAGTGATATTAGTGCTGCTTTAGCATTAGAAGATACTGTTGGAGCATTAGTAAGAATAGAAAATTGCGAAAAGCTAATTTTAGAAAAATGCCAAAAATACCATTACTTAATGGTACGTGTAAACTACTTAAAAGGAATTTACTTTACTTTAAGAAATGAACTTGATAAAGCACAAGAAGCCTATGCGTTAGCTTTAACAATTTCTCAGAAATTAGGTATCCAATCTGGCGAATATTATTCGCTAATAATTATTGATGCAATAGCAAATATTCTTGTAGATAAAGGGGAACTTGATAATGCTTTAGAACAATACAACAAGCTTACAAATTCGTTTAGTGAAGCATCTATATATCAACCTGCATTACTAGGAAGAATAGCCTATATTAAAGCTTTAAAAGGTGAAATGAGACAAGCTGAGAAAATAATTATTAAGGCAACAAATATGCGCTTTTCTCAGTACGAAAAGAACCTAAAGTTCTCTAGCGAAGATGAGAAAATTCAATACATACATAATACTAAAAAAGTGTTTTCATTTTTCTTTACCATATTTATTATGCAAGGAGATAATGTATCTGATGCAATGTTGAGCCAATGTTACAATATTCAATTGAATTATAGAAAGTACTTTCTGAATGAAGCAATAACAAGAAATAAAAAAATAAATGATTTAGGGGCTTATAGAGATGAATTAAGGTTTGATAATTATTTAGATGTAATGGTAGAGATGAAGTCACAATTGGCTGCTGTGAATTATATGTCAAAATCTGAAAGAAAAAAAGTAGGCTATAATTCTTTTGTAACTAGAGATAGAATTAACAACCTTGAGAAATCCTTAGTTTATGCAAGTGATGCAGTAGGAGATACAAAACTAGAAAAAAACTATATTGATTGGTCTGATATACAGACAGAATTAACAGAGAATGAAATTGCACTTGAAATTATTAAAATAAATGATGTTCAAGATTCTGTCTCTAAATATATTGCACTTTGTATTCACAAAAACAGTGAAGTACCTAATTTGATCGAGATTGGTGAAGCGTCTACTTTAGAAGGTATAGCATTAAAAAGCTATACAAAAACTACTTCTCCAGCTAGTAGATCACTTACTTTTAAAGGTACATCATCTACTACTGTAGACCCTTACAGTACATATTGGAAACCAATTAAATCATTCATTGATTCATTAGCAATCCCAGAACCTTCAATTATTGTAAGTAATGATGCCGTCTATAATCTATTAAGTTTAAATACCCTTAAAAATCCAAAAACAGGAAAAAATGTTATTGAGGAAGATAAAATTAGATTAGTGACCAGTACTTCTCAGGTTTTTAGATCAAAAGATCAAAAGTTTAATAATAAAGATATTCTGTTAATGGGTAATCCTGAATTTTCAACATTAGAAAGTAGAGAGGCGTTGAGTAGATCTATGGAAGAAAGTGAAGATGAAGATAGTTACTTTTTTGAATTAGATGATTTGCCTGCTACAGCAAAAGAAGTACAAAATACTGAAGAATTGTTTAAAGCAAAAAATTGGAATGTTACATCACTTACTAGAGAAAAAGCAACTGAGAATTATATTAAAAACTTAAAAACATCGCCTTCAATTTTACACATTGCTACACATGGTTTTTACATAAATCAATTGTCTAACCCAGTATCATCAAATGCTTTATTAAAATCTGGCTTATTCTTTTCAGAAATTTCTGACAGGTATACAGACGATATTAATGCAATTTATACATCTGGAAATGACGGTATACTAACAGCCTATGAAGCAAAATCATTAAATTTAAAAAACACAAGGTTAGTTATTCTTTCAGCTTGTCAGACGGGTTTAACTGATGTATCTGAAGGTGATGGAATCTCTGGATTGCAATATGCATTTAGTATAGCAGGAGCTAAGTCTATAATTATGAGTTTATGGAGTGTAGATGATAGAGCTACCCAATTATTGATGAATACTTTTTATGAAAGATGGATGTCTACCGGAAATAAAGAAATTGCTTTTAGAGAGGCTCAACTTGTTGTTAAGAAAGAATATGTAAAACCTTACTACTGGGGTGCATTTATATTGGTAAATTAG
- a CDS encoding TlpA family protein disulfide reductase has translation MKTFAILLLFFTITTTFAQNDYRTDKVKKLQGAVVVNFDVTFERKLTKEEKSQPLFYNEVIVLFNKDKLVMRKVYPNQSRDFDIFTLLDYNEQKQYSCKFEDATRYAISKDFGLWQRKAKKIEGKTKTIAGIECQKYTLKVKGQVKEIYTTEELGLTYNHRSTAKGFALKTVIFDKKLGYITLKAKSITHTYDVPKKHFSLDGFTIYTKEEFKERSEEVREIIAEEKFERVGDKIPHLKILTLDDKKIDTRKNADHVMFFVFFYEKCNACNFLYKTVNELQEKYKNQKVEFLGVSMNSDFETEDFVKFKNIKFQVAGEGSYITQPLGIKKFPYILIVDPNRTIRYAKIGGSGSPKQVKQLDVEIEKALSFLNQ, from the coding sequence ATGAAAACTTTTGCCATATTACTTCTATTTTTTACCATAACTACAACTTTTGCTCAAAATGATTACAGAACAGATAAAGTAAAAAAACTACAAGGTGCTGTAGTAGTTAACTTTGATGTGACATTTGAAAGAAAGCTTACAAAAGAGGAAAAAAGTCAGCCTTTATTTTATAATGAGGTAATTGTTCTTTTCAATAAAGACAAGCTTGTAATGAGGAAAGTATACCCTAATCAGAGTAGGGATTTCGATATTTTTACGCTTTTAGATTATAATGAACAAAAACAATACTCTTGTAAGTTTGAGGATGCAACTAGATATGCTATTTCTAAAGATTTTGGACTTTGGCAAAGAAAAGCAAAAAAAATAGAAGGGAAAACAAAGACAATTGCGGGTATAGAATGTCAAAAATATACTTTAAAAGTGAAAGGCCAGGTAAAAGAAATCTATACTACAGAGGAGCTAGGTTTAACATATAACCATCGTTCTACAGCTAAAGGGTTTGCTTTAAAGACTGTGATTTTTGATAAAAAACTTGGCTACATAACGCTTAAAGCAAAATCTATAACACATACTTACGATGTACCTAAAAAGCATTTTTCTTTAGATGGCTTTACAATTTATACTAAAGAAGAATTCAAAGAAAGATCTGAAGAAGTGAGAGAAATAATTGCAGAAGAAAAATTTGAAAGAGTAGGCGATAAGATACCTCATTTAAAAATACTTACGTTAGACGATAAAAAAATTGATACAAGGAAGAATGCAGATCATGTTATGTTTTTTGTATTCTTTTACGAGAAGTGTAATGCTTGTAATTTTTTATACAAAACAGTTAATGAATTACAGGAGAAGTACAAAAATCAAAAAGTTGAATTTTTAGGGGTAAGTATGAATAGTGATTTTGAAACAGAAGATTTTGTAAAATTTAAAAATATAAAATTTCAAGTAGCTGGCGAAGGTAGTTACATTACTCAGCCATTGGGTATTAAAAAGTTTCCATATATCTTGATTGTAGATCCTAACAGAACAATAAGGTATGCTAAAATTGGTGGAAGTGGAAGCCCAAAGCAGGTGAAACAATTAGATGTTGAAATAGAGAAAGCATTATCCTTTCTAAATCAATAG
- a CDS encoding Rossmann-like and DUF2520 domain-containing protein: MKRVTLIGAGKVATHLGTALEDNGIIIQEVFSRDIKKARNLARRFYDARPTDSLNFKSSFSEIFIIAVSDSAISDVAEQIVLPNHNAILAHTSGATPLESLAGSTLYTGIFYPLQTFSFDKPVDFSQIPICIDATAKGALDRLAELAHRLTPKVFHLTNEERKKLHISAVFACNFTNYLMEVSSQMADEAGMAFQDLKHLVDETVEKAFSLNTPIDGQTGPAIRKDNKTIKRHQESLNTTHPNFLPIYQVMTDAIQGKVGQYKTAHEVEIDRLEKERLLIEEQIEKERAASGLSQEDEDYLS, from the coding sequence ATGAAAAGGGTAACTTTAATTGGGGCTGGAAAAGTAGCCACACATTTAGGAACTGCTTTAGAAGACAATGGTATTATTATTCAAGAAGTCTTTAGCAGAGATATTAAGAAAGCAAGAAATCTTGCTCGTAGATTTTATGATGCAAGACCAACAGATTCTTTAAATTTTAAAAGTAGTTTTTCAGAGATTTTTATAATAGCCGTAAGTGATAGTGCCATCTCTGATGTTGCTGAGCAAATTGTATTACCAAATCATAATGCAATACTTGCGCACACTTCTGGAGCTACACCTTTAGAGTCTCTTGCCGGAAGTACTTTATATACTGGAATTTTTTACCCACTTCAAACATTTTCTTTTGATAAACCAGTAGATTTTTCTCAAATACCAATTTGTATAGATGCAACTGCTAAAGGTGCTTTAGACAGACTTGCAGAGTTAGCACATAGATTGACTCCTAAAGTTTTTCACTTAACTAATGAAGAAAGAAAAAAGCTACATATTTCTGCCGTTTTTGCCTGTAATTTCACTAATTACCTGATGGAAGTTTCATCGCAAATGGCAGATGAAGCTGGAATGGCTTTTCAGGACCTGAAACATCTTGTTGATGAAACAGTAGAAAAAGCATTTTCTTTAAATACCCCTATTGATGGCCAAACTGGTCCTGCAATAAGAAAAGATAACAAGACAATAAAACGACACCAAGAATCTTTAAATACTACTCACCCCAATTTTTTACCGATATATCAAGTAATGACTGATGCTATACAAGGTAAAGTTGGACAGTACAAAACTGCTCATGAAGTAGAAATAGATAGGTTAGAAAAAGAACGATTATTGATTGAAGAACAAATAGAAAAGGAAAGAGCCGCTTCTGGTTTAAGCCAAGAAGACGAAGATTACTTATCTTAA
- a CDS encoding MBL fold metallo-hydrolase RNA specificity domain-containing protein, with the protein MRLTFWGAAQQVTGSMTLLTLDDGYQVLIDCGIDMANLSEKDPIYPNSAFPFDATLVNVVLLTHAHLDHSGKLPNLYKEGYEGQILCTSPTADLSRILLEDSARINQRKLKAYNKKKSKGQSIDHYTFIPDNLYTESDVNNTMNEVVPIQFSRRFNIKPGLWVTFLPAGHLLGAAHVYIEVEENDERKTFLFSGDIGRKDYPLLIDPAVVPQADYVICETTYGNREHTEIIDSAKEIQDVIKRTCIDMPGRLIIPAFSIGRTQAVLFEMHKLFEANKLPPIKVFADSPLAMQSNRIYERYSYLLNNEAKEFKEDNDSLFNFENIEYAQKQNDSKAISNYTEACIIISSSGMLEGGRIQHHIQANMENPYATVLMVGYSAEGTLGARLRDNEGFLRMGSEEHKVHCKIEQTDSFSGHGDVNDLQSFIKQQDKNKIKQIFLSHGEEESMIAFKERIENLGYKNVVIPTKGHEFIV; encoded by the coding sequence ATGAGACTCACTTTTTGGGGTGCTGCACAACAAGTAACAGGAAGCATGACTTTGCTAACCTTAGACGATGGATATCAAGTGTTGATTGATTGTGGAATTGATATGGCTAATCTTTCAGAAAAAGATCCAATTTACCCAAATTCAGCTTTCCCTTTCGATGCTACATTAGTAAATGTAGTACTTCTTACACATGCTCATCTTGATCATTCGGGGAAACTGCCCAATCTATATAAAGAAGGTTATGAAGGACAAATATTATGTACTTCTCCTACTGCTGATTTATCAAGAATTTTATTAGAAGATTCTGCAAGAATAAACCAACGTAAATTAAAAGCATATAACAAGAAAAAGTCCAAGGGGCAATCGATAGATCATTATACATTTATTCCTGATAATCTTTATACAGAAAGTGATGTAAACAATACAATGAATGAAGTTGTTCCAATACAATTCTCTAGAAGGTTTAATATAAAACCCGGTTTATGGGTTACATTTTTACCTGCAGGGCATTTATTAGGTGCTGCACATGTTTATATTGAAGTTGAAGAAAATGACGAAAGAAAAACGTTTCTTTTTAGTGGTGATATTGGACGAAAGGACTATCCGCTTCTAATAGATCCTGCTGTTGTTCCTCAAGCAGATTATGTAATCTGTGAAACAACTTATGGAAATAGAGAACATACTGAAATAATTGATTCTGCAAAAGAAATTCAAGATGTTATAAAACGTACTTGTATTGATATGCCTGGTCGTTTAATTATTCCTGCTTTTAGTATTGGAAGAACGCAAGCTGTTTTGTTTGAAATGCATAAACTTTTTGAGGCCAATAAATTGCCTCCAATAAAAGTATTCGCTGACAGCCCACTTGCTATGCAGAGTAATCGCATTTATGAAAGATACTCCTATCTTTTAAATAATGAAGCGAAAGAGTTTAAGGAAGATAATGACAGTTTATTTAATTTTGAAAACATTGAATACGCTCAAAAACAAAATGATAGTAAAGCAATTTCTAATTATACAGAAGCTTGTATTATCATTTCTTCTTCTGGAATGTTAGAAGGCGGTAGAATTCAACATCATATACAAGCCAATATGGAAAACCCTTATGCTACCGTTTTAATGGTTGGATATTCTGCGGAAGGAACATTAGGTGCTCGATTGAGAGATAATGAAGGGTTCTTACGTATGGGAAGCGAAGAACATAAAGTACATTGTAAAATTGAACAAACAGATTCTTTTAGTGGGCATGGCGATGTAAATGATCTACAAAGTTTTATAAAGCAACAAGATAAAAACAAAATAAAACAAATTTTCCTAAGTCATGGTGAAGAAGAATCAATGATTGCATTCAAAGAACGAATAGAAAACTTAGGATATAAAAACGTTGTGATCCCAACTAAGGGGCATGAATTTATAGTATAA
- a CDS encoding copper resistance protein NlpE produces MRNILFLSVLLFSFFSCSPQSESVIGKYKGTIPCADCSGIKTGIVLTKDSTFMLTSEYMGKSDRIKMERGTFTVENNVVKLKGRKHGAFLYLFANGNLQQLDLKGNKINGKMSDMYILERQ; encoded by the coding sequence ATGAGAAACATACTATTTTTATCCGTTTTACTTTTTTCATTTTTCTCTTGTTCTCCTCAGAGTGAATCTGTTATAGGAAAATACAAAGGAACCATACCTTGTGCAGATTGTTCTGGAATAAAGACTGGTATTGTATTAACAAAAGATTCAACGTTCATGTTAACTTCAGAATATATGGGTAAGTCTGATAGAATTAAAATGGAGAGAGGTACATTTACTGTAGAAAATAATGTGGTGAAATTAAAAGGAAGAAAGCATGGTGCTTTTTTATATTTATTTGCTAACGGAAATTTACAACAGCTTGATTTAAAAGGAAATAAAATTAACGGTAAAATGTCTGACATGTATATTTTGGAACGTCAATAA
- a CDS encoding DUF2116 family Zn-ribbon domain-containing protein, whose protein sequence is MIHKTCLACNTKIIKGRSDRKFCSESCRATYNYNLRKVKNNGITIHQEILKKNNKILKQLVPNGYGTIRKNLASELGFNFNYFTHFYKTNKGIYYFCYDFGFQPITKGSIEKMLVVQWQNYMERQQFDPWSRVVK, encoded by the coding sequence ATGATACATAAGACTTGCTTAGCTTGTAATACAAAAATTATTAAAGGACGAAGTGATAGAAAATTTTGCTCAGAATCTTGTAGAGCAACCTATAATTACAATCTTCGTAAGGTTAAAAATAATGGCATAACTATACACCAAGAGATCTTAAAGAAAAACAATAAGATACTCAAACAACTTGTGCCAAATGGATATGGTACAATACGCAAAAATTTAGCAAGTGAATTAGGATTTAATTTTAACTATTTCACTCACTTCTATAAAACGAATAAGGGAATTTATTATTTCTGCTACGACTTTGGTTTCCAACCGATCACTAAAGGTAGTATCGAGAAAATGTTGGTTGTACAGTGGCAGAACTATATGGAAAGACAACAATTTGACCCATGGTCAAGAGTTGTAAAGTAA